The following proteins come from a genomic window of Pyxidicoccus sp. MSG2:
- a CDS encoding helix-turn-helix domain-containing protein — translation MHLGATLRLLRVDAGVSLRDMARRIGVSSAYLSRVEHGLDAPPTAERLAAIARELDVPPALLMDVAQRVSPYVASYLEEVPGAGTLFLEIARRRLSGAQLAKVRDFLDAEFPVRAGRDDGPVPPLAPLLAPERVVVRLSCAGWDDVLDVVAGRLGAALPGTDAGHLVEELRLRDAESSCAVGGGVAVPHAVLPGAAPVAALVTLAKPLKVDTPDGQPLRLVVATVDGGRGSARLVRLAHVARLAAHGLAERLLDARQPREVLSLLEELESLR, via the coding sequence ATGCACCTGGGTGCCACCCTGCGGTTGTTGCGCGTGGACGCGGGCGTGTCCCTCCGGGACATGGCCCGGCGCATCGGCGTGTCGAGCGCGTACCTCAGCCGTGTGGAGCACGGCCTGGACGCGCCGCCCACGGCCGAGCGGCTGGCGGCCATCGCCCGCGAGCTGGACGTGCCGCCCGCGCTGCTGATGGACGTGGCCCAGCGGGTGAGTCCGTACGTGGCGAGCTACCTGGAAGAAGTGCCGGGCGCCGGGACGCTCTTCCTCGAAATCGCGCGGCGGCGGCTGTCGGGCGCGCAGCTCGCGAAGGTGCGCGACTTCCTGGACGCGGAGTTCCCGGTGCGCGCCGGGCGTGACGACGGGCCCGTGCCGCCGCTCGCCCCGCTGCTGGCCCCGGAGCGGGTGGTGGTGCGGCTGTCCTGCGCGGGCTGGGACGACGTGCTGGACGTGGTGGCCGGGCGTCTGGGCGCGGCGCTGCCGGGCACGGATGCGGGCCACCTGGTGGAGGAGTTGCGGCTGCGCGACGCCGAGTCCTCGTGCGCGGTGGGCGGCGGCGTGGCGGTGCCTCACGCCGTCCTGCCGGGCGCCGCGCCGGTGGCGGCCCTGGTGACGCTGGCGAAGCCGCTGAAGGTGGACACGCCCGACGGTCAGCCCCTGCGTCTGGTGGTGGCGACGGTGGACGGAGGCCGCGGCAGCGCCCGGCTCGTGCGCCTGGCCCACGTGGCGAGGCTGGCCGCCCACGGGCTCGCGGAGCGCCTGTTGGACGCACGTCAGCCCCGCGAGGTGCTCTCCCTGCTGGAGGAGCTGGAGTCGCTGCGCTGA